In Aulosira sp. FACHB-615, the DNA window TATCGATGTAATTGCACGGCGGGAACTCAGCTTATTATATGACGCGCAAATGCCAGCAATTATCACCGAGATATTTGAAGCAGTTAACATTGGTGACTTTTTAATTCGCATCAATAACCGCAAAATATTAACTGGCTTTTTCCAGTCATTAGGCATTGCCGAAACTCAAATTAAAACCTGTATTAGTATTATTGATAATCTAGAAAAAATTGGCGAAACGAAAGTCAAACAAGAATTAGAAAAAGAAGGTATATCAGCAGAAAATACACAGAAGATTATTGATTTTATCAAAATTGATGGCAATGTTGATGAAGTATTAGATAAACTTAAACACCTCTCACAAAACTTACCAACAGCCGAGCAATTTAGTTTAGGCGTTACAGAATTAGAAACAGTAATTACAGGTGTGCGTAACTTGGGAGTTGCCGATAAACGTTTTTGTATTGATTTGTCTATTGCCCGTGGTTTAAATTACTATACAGGCACAGTCTACGAAACAACTCTCATCGGCCATGAAGCTTTAGGTAGTATTTGTTCTGGCGGCAGATATGAAGAATTAGTGGGGATGTTTATCGGCGAGAAAATGCCAGGAGTTGGTATTTCTATCGGCTTAACTCGTTTAATTAGTAGATTACTCAAAGCTGGTATTTTAAAAACTTTACCTGCAACACCAGCGCAAGTAGCAGTAGTCAATATGCAAGAAGATTTAATGCCGACTTATTTAAAAGTATCCCAACAGTTACGCCAAGCAGGCATTAATGTCATTACCAACTTTGAAAAACGCCCATTAGGTAAACAATTCCAAGCCGCAGATAAACAAGGAATTAGATTTTGTGTAATCATCGGTGCTGATGAAGCCGCCGCCCAAAAATCATCACTCAAAGATTTGCAAACAGGTGAACAAATAGAAGTAGCACTAGCAGATTTAGCTGGAGAAATTAAACATAGATTAGAGATTTGATTAAACGTTGAATTAACAGTGCAATTAATCATTTTTATTGGGATACAGGCAAGCGGAAAATCAACCTTCTACAGTC includes these proteins:
- the hisS gene encoding histidine--tRNA ligase, whose translation is MAKTDKINFSTPSGFPEFLPSEKRLELYLLDTIRRVYESYGFTPIETPAVERLEVLQAKGNQGDNIIYGIDPILPPNRQAERDKAGETGSEARALKFDQTVPLAAYIARHLNELTFPFARYQMDVVFRGERAKDGRFRQFRQCDIDVIARRELSLLYDAQMPAIITEIFEAVNIGDFLIRINNRKILTGFFQSLGIAETQIKTCISIIDNLEKIGETKVKQELEKEGISAENTQKIIDFIKIDGNVDEVLDKLKHLSQNLPTAEQFSLGVTELETVITGVRNLGVADKRFCIDLSIARGLNYYTGTVYETTLIGHEALGSICSGGRYEELVGMFIGEKMPGVGISIGLTRLISRLLKAGILKTLPATPAQVAVVNMQEDLMPTYLKVSQQLRQAGINVITNFEKRPLGKQFQAADKQGIRFCVIIGADEAAAQKSSLKDLQTGEQIEVALADLAGEIKHRLEI